The proteins below come from a single Paraburkholderia flagellata genomic window:
- a CDS encoding methyl-accepting chemotaxis protein, translated as MSSSFAEAPFGGAHDPASAARRAAVVESPLMNARKRADRACALVNWILLAGAFGIGWHFDALTPVFVVGLPLALVSTVLALALPGLKITRMGSALTFMGGAALLIDVGGGQDEFHFVVFILLSLLLAYRDVQVVLLATGFISVQQLAFNYFQAWGWPVRVFSQTGFDVVAQHWAFLWLQTLFIAAISARQERDANIAGELAAMSEGIGQASGYITLGEQASRPVSDVASAFHATLAAVRKTLLQVRDSVGEVSKSVAGTSARNAVLSDRTEQQRRSLESMVAAMEQLKQSVHESVDHAMAASALAGSASEVASQGRGAIKAVIDTMGDIYRSCERITDIIGVIDGIAFQTNILALNASVEAARAGDQGRGFGVVAEEVRTLAQRSAAAAKEIRALIGESVERARTGNGLVESAGNTVGEVLEGVTRLSAIVHEMATATGAQRAGIDQMGENIAGIDAAIRENAAHVAETVEQVRQQHYQTELLASAVEVFRLD; from the coding sequence ATGTCCAGCAGTTTCGCAGAAGCCCCGTTTGGCGGGGCGCACGACCCAGCCAGTGCCGCTCGCCGGGCAGCGGTTGTCGAGAGCCCGCTCATGAATGCGCGCAAACGCGCCGATCGCGCTTGCGCACTGGTCAACTGGATTCTTCTGGCGGGCGCTTTTGGCATCGGCTGGCACTTCGACGCATTGACGCCTGTGTTCGTCGTCGGGCTGCCGCTCGCGCTCGTTTCCACGGTGCTCGCACTTGCCTTGCCAGGGCTCAAGATCACGCGAATGGGTTCCGCGCTCACCTTCATGGGCGGCGCGGCCCTGTTGATCGACGTAGGGGGTGGGCAGGACGAGTTTCACTTCGTGGTGTTCATCTTGCTTTCGCTGTTGCTCGCCTATCGCGACGTGCAGGTCGTGCTGCTTGCTACCGGCTTTATCTCCGTTCAGCAACTCGCGTTCAACTATTTTCAGGCGTGGGGCTGGCCCGTCAGGGTCTTTTCGCAAACGGGGTTCGACGTCGTGGCGCAGCACTGGGCATTTCTCTGGCTTCAAACGTTGTTTATCGCGGCGATTTCGGCGCGCCAGGAGCGCGACGCAAACATCGCGGGCGAACTCGCGGCCATGTCGGAGGGGATCGGGCAGGCTTCGGGTTACATCACGCTGGGCGAGCAAGCGAGCCGGCCGGTGAGCGACGTGGCCAGCGCATTTCACGCCACGCTCGCGGCCGTACGCAAAACGCTCCTGCAGGTGCGTGACAGCGTGGGTGAGGTTTCGAAGTCGGTAGCCGGTACCAGTGCGCGCAACGCGGTCCTTTCGGATCGGACCGAGCAGCAGCGCCGTTCGCTCGAAAGCATGGTCGCGGCCATGGAGCAACTCAAGCAAAGCGTCCACGAGAGCGTCGATCACGCAATGGCGGCCAGCGCGCTGGCGGGCTCGGCGAGCGAGGTGGCGAGTCAGGGGCGCGGCGCAATCAAGGCGGTGATCGATACGATGGGCGACATTTATCGCTCGTGCGAACGCATTACCGACATCATCGGCGTGATCGACGGCATTGCGTTCCAGACCAACATTCTCGCGCTCAACGCTTCGGTCGAGGCCGCGCGCGCGGGCGATCAGGGGCGGGGGTTTGGCGTGGTGGCGGAGGAGGTCCGCACGCTCGCTCAGCGCAGCGCCGCCGCCGCGAAGGAGATCCGGGCGCTAATCGGGGAGTCGGTGGAGCGCGCACGCACGGGCAATGGTCTCGTCGAAAGCGCGGGCAACACGGTAGGCGAGGTGCTCGAGGGCGTCACGCGCCTGTCGGCCATCGTTCACGAAATGGCGACGGCAACCGGCGCGCAGCGCGCTGGCATCGACCAGATGGGCGAGAACATCGCCGGCATCGACGCGGCGATACGCGAGAACGCGGCGCACGTCGCCGAGACGGTCGAGCAGGTCAGGCAGCAGCATTACCAGACGGAACTGCTCGCCAGCGCGGTCGAGGTGTTCAGGCTGGATTGA
- a CDS encoding M20 family metallopeptidase, with protein sequence MNETRQTAIDRALRVYDSGAFFTDLQRRVGYRTESQNPEQARALVAYLADEVMPSLAPLGFTCRVVENPAGSRAPFLIAERIEDPALPGVLTYGHGDVVRGYDEQWREGLAPWTVTVEGDRWYGRGTADNKGQHSVNFAALAAVLDARGGKLGYNVKLIFETGEEIGSPGLDAVCAANRDALAADVFIASDGPRVLAERPTLFLGSRGGVTFELLVDLRQGAHHSGNWGGALRNPAVVLSHAIASLVDRRGAIAVDGLRPPPVPASVREALADIVLGGDDDAPAIDPNWGEPGLTPTERVIAWNTLEVLAFKTGNPDAPVNAIPPTAKATCQLRFVVGTDAARVGEHLEAHFARLGFDDVQVRVTQTSAATRLDPDDAWVRWALDSLRASTGKKPALLPNLGGTVPNDVFAYTLGLPTLWVPHSYPACAQHAPNEHLLGSVAREALAVMAGLWWDLGDDAARLAATRVSAQAQATQPTDALA encoded by the coding sequence TTGAACGAGACCCGACAAACCGCCATCGACCGCGCCTTGCGCGTGTACGACTCTGGCGCGTTCTTTACCGATCTCCAGCGCCGCGTGGGCTATCGCACCGAAAGCCAGAATCCGGAGCAGGCCCGCGCGCTGGTCGCCTATCTCGCGGACGAGGTGATGCCCTCTCTCGCACCGCTCGGCTTCACGTGTCGCGTGGTCGAGAACCCCGCGGGCTCGCGCGCGCCATTTCTGATCGCCGAGCGCATCGAAGACCCCGCGCTTCCGGGTGTGCTGACCTATGGCCACGGCGACGTCGTGCGCGGCTACGACGAACAGTGGCGCGAAGGTCTCGCGCCCTGGACCGTCACCGTGGAAGGCGACCGCTGGTATGGCCGCGGCACCGCCGACAACAAAGGCCAGCACTCGGTGAACTTCGCGGCGCTGGCCGCAGTGCTCGACGCGCGCGGCGGCAAGCTCGGCTACAACGTGAAGCTGATCTTCGAAACCGGCGAGGAAATCGGCTCGCCGGGCCTCGACGCCGTGTGCGCCGCCAATCGCGACGCACTTGCGGCGGACGTGTTCATCGCCTCGGACGGCCCGCGCGTGCTGGCCGAGCGGCCCACGCTCTTCCTCGGTTCGCGCGGCGGCGTGACGTTCGAACTGCTCGTCGATCTGCGCCAAGGCGCGCATCATTCGGGCAACTGGGGCGGCGCGTTGCGCAATCCTGCCGTCGTGCTGTCGCACGCGATCGCGAGCCTCGTCGACCGGCGCGGCGCCATCGCCGTGGACGGGCTGCGCCCGCCGCCCGTGCCAGCGAGCGTGCGCGAGGCGCTCGCCGACATCGTGCTCGGCGGGGACGACGACGCCCCCGCGATCGATCCCAATTGGGGCGAGCCCGGGCTCACGCCCACCGAGCGCGTGATCGCCTGGAACACGCTCGAAGTGCTCGCGTTCAAGACCGGCAATCCCGATGCGCCCGTCAACGCAATCCCGCCTACGGCCAAGGCCACTTGCCAGCTGCGCTTCGTGGTGGGCACGGACGCCGCGCGCGTGGGCGAACATCTCGAAGCGCACTTCGCGCGGCTTGGCTTTGACGACGTGCAGGTACGCGTCACGCAGACCTCCGCTGCGACGCGGCTCGACCCCGACGATGCCTGGGTGCGCTGGGCGCTCGACTCACTGCGCGCGTCGACAGGCAAGAAACCGGCGCTGTTGCCGAACCTCGGCGGCACGGTGCCGAACGATGTCTTCGCGTACACCCTCGGTCTGCCGACGCTCTGGGTCCCGCACTCGTATCCGGCCTGCGCGCAGCACGCGCCGAACGAACACCTGCTCGGCTCCGTAGCGCGCGAGGCGCTCGCCGTGATGGCCGGACTGTGGTGGGACCTCGGCGACGACGCCGCGCGTCTTGCAGCGACGCGGGTATCGGCGCAAGCGCAAGCGACGCAACCCACCGACGCCCTCGCCTAA
- a CDS encoding isocitrate lyase/PEP mutase family protein — protein sequence MSGPARTIAEKRAEFRTLHAAGCFVLPNPWDVGSARYLQGLGFKALATTSSGFAWSRGHADNTLPRDAILAHLREIVAATDLPVNADFESGFGADPAGVEESVGLAVETGVAGISVEDSTGDDAAPLLPIEVAVERMRAARRAIDARGGDTLLVGRAENFVAGVPNLDDAIARLKAYAEAGADCLYAPGIQTREQIVAVVTAVAPKPVNVLIGATSAFTLDDLAALGVRRVSVGGALARSAWGGFIHAAQRLIEGRFDGFEGAASGATLNAAFRSET from the coding sequence ATGTCAGGACCCGCCCGCACCATTGCCGAGAAACGCGCCGAGTTTCGCACGCTGCACGCCGCCGGTTGCTTCGTGCTGCCGAATCCGTGGGACGTGGGCAGCGCGCGCTATCTCCAGGGCCTCGGCTTCAAGGCGCTCGCGACCACCAGTTCCGGGTTCGCATGGTCGCGCGGCCATGCCGACAACACGCTGCCGCGCGACGCGATCCTCGCGCACCTGCGCGAGATCGTTGCCGCCACCGACCTGCCCGTGAACGCCGACTTCGAAAGCGGCTTCGGCGCGGATCCCGCGGGTGTCGAAGAAAGCGTGGGCCTCGCCGTCGAGACCGGTGTCGCCGGAATTTCCGTGGAAGATTCGACCGGCGACGACGCAGCGCCGCTGCTGCCGATCGAGGTGGCCGTCGAGCGCATGCGCGCCGCTCGCCGCGCCATCGACGCGCGTGGCGGCGACACCTTGCTCGTTGGCCGGGCGGAGAACTTCGTGGCTGGCGTGCCAAACCTCGACGACGCCATCGCGCGCCTGAAGGCGTATGCAGAAGCGGGCGCGGATTGCCTCTACGCACCTGGCATCCAGACACGCGAGCAGATCGTGGCCGTCGTGACCGCTGTCGCGCCGAAACCGGTGAACGTGCTGATTGGCGCAACGTCGGCCTTCACGCTGGATGATCTCGCCGCACTCGGCGTGCGCCGCGTGAGCGTAGGCGGCGCGCTCGCCCGCAGCGCATGGGGCGGTTTCATCCACGCGGCGCAACGACTCATCGAAGGGCGTTTCGACGGTTTCGAAGGCGCGGCGTCCGGCGCGACGCTCAACGCCGCTTTCCGTAGCGAGACCTGA
- a CDS encoding LysR family transcriptional regulator: protein MDKLTSMTVFVKAAESGSFTAAARMLAMTPQMAGKHVDALEKTLGVRLLQRSTRKHALTEAGRAYFEACRRVLEEAAAADAVALAQTAHPQGTLRVTAPVAFGAFRLAHEIKAFLADCPDVKVDLVLSDRQFDLLQDGFDVAFRIGALPDSQLVARALAPYRLVPCAAPAYLAAHGTPAHPHELTQHVCLDYAFDSFPAPQTWVFKDGDTQIEIEPRGQLRSNDTRALIVAAEAGVGIVLAGEPNLAPSVAAGRLVPLLEAYAAPVRPMHLLYADRRAQAPKQRAFVAWALACFGEAGTATGTRAPASPRVRRSARKARA from the coding sequence GTGGACAAATTGACCAGCATGACCGTGTTCGTGAAGGCAGCGGAATCCGGTTCGTTCACGGCGGCGGCGCGCATGCTCGCGATGACGCCGCAGATGGCGGGCAAGCACGTCGACGCGCTGGAAAAGACGCTAGGCGTGCGCCTGCTCCAGCGCTCGACGCGCAAGCACGCACTCACGGAAGCCGGACGCGCCTATTTCGAAGCCTGCCGGCGCGTGCTCGAAGAGGCGGCTGCGGCGGATGCCGTCGCGCTTGCGCAAACCGCCCACCCGCAAGGCACGCTGCGCGTGACGGCGCCCGTCGCATTCGGAGCCTTTCGGCTTGCGCATGAAATCAAGGCCTTTCTTGCGGATTGCCCGGACGTCAAGGTCGATCTCGTGCTGAGCGACCGGCAGTTCGACCTCCTGCAGGACGGGTTCGATGTCGCGTTTCGCATCGGCGCGCTGCCCGACTCGCAACTGGTCGCGCGAGCGCTCGCGCCCTATCGGCTCGTGCCGTGCGCCGCGCCGGCCTATCTCGCCGCACATGGAACGCCGGCGCATCCGCACGAACTCACGCAGCACGTGTGCCTCGATTACGCGTTCGACAGCTTTCCGGCGCCCCAGACGTGGGTCTTCAAGGACGGCGACACGCAGATCGAAATCGAGCCGCGCGGCCAACTGCGCAGCAACGACACGCGCGCGCTGATAGTGGCGGCGGAAGCGGGAGTGGGCATCGTGCTCGCGGGCGAGCCGAACCTGGCGCCATCGGTGGCGGCGGGGCGGCTCGTGCCGCTGCTCGAGGCGTATGCCGCGCCGGTGCGCCCCATGCATCTGCTTTACGCGGATCGCCGCGCGCAGGCCCCCAAGCAGCGCGCGTTCGTGGCTTGGGCGCTGGCGTGCTTTGGCGAGGCTGGCACCGCCACCGGCACGCGCGCGCCGGCGTCACCTCGCGTTCGTCGCTCCGCGCGCAAGGCGCGCGCATAG
- a CDS encoding LacI family DNA-binding transcriptional regulator, whose product MSKTSAPKATPPRMSDVALLAGVSKMTVSRVMAGRSASEATRERVQRAIDELGYVSDAAAGALSSGRSSFVAVLVPSLSSSNFSDTVSGLTAVLEPQGLELLIGDTDYFLDREERLVRQMLRHQPRCIALTGAQHTDATRTLLQRSGVPVVEMWDLPAEPIDMAVGFSNVSAAREMVRYLADKGHRRIGFLGGAGDLDRRGLDRLKGYQMEMKALGLDRQRVVQLGESPVTMSHGAPAMAELLERWPDTEAVMCVSDMSAFGAIMECQRRGLSVPRDMAVAGFGNFEIAACCYPAITTISVDAYGIGQRTGEAIVAALAAADGASAQHPVKTRIQYTVVPRESA is encoded by the coding sequence ATGTCCAAAACCAGCGCTCCGAAAGCCACGCCGCCCCGCATGTCCGATGTCGCCCTTCTCGCGGGCGTTTCGAAGATGACGGTGTCCCGCGTGATGGCGGGGCGCAGCGCGTCGGAGGCGACACGCGAGCGCGTGCAGCGTGCCATCGACGAGCTGGGTTACGTATCCGACGCGGCGGCCGGCGCGCTCTCCTCGGGGCGCTCGTCGTTCGTCGCGGTGCTCGTGCCGTCGCTTTCCAGCTCCAACTTCTCGGACACTGTGAGCGGCCTCACGGCCGTGCTCGAGCCGCAAGGGCTCGAACTGTTGATCGGCGACACCGACTACTTCCTCGACCGCGAGGAGCGTCTCGTGCGTCAGATGCTGCGCCACCAGCCGCGCTGCATCGCGCTCACGGGCGCGCAGCATACGGACGCCACACGCACGCTGCTGCAGCGCTCGGGCGTGCCGGTCGTCGAGATGTGGGACTTGCCCGCGGAGCCGATCGACATGGCCGTGGGCTTTTCCAACGTGAGCGCCGCGCGCGAGATGGTGCGCTATCTCGCGGACAAGGGCCATCGCCGCATCGGTTTTCTCGGCGGCGCTGGCGATCTGGACCGGCGCGGCCTCGATCGCCTCAAGGGCTATCAGATGGAGATGAAGGCGCTCGGACTCGACAGGCAGCGCGTCGTCCAACTGGGCGAGTCGCCCGTCACGATGAGCCACGGCGCGCCCGCCATGGCCGAACTGCTCGAGCGCTGGCCCGACACAGAGGCCGTGATGTGCGTGAGCGACATGTCGGCGTTCGGCGCGATCATGGAGTGCCAGCGGCGCGGCCTGAGCGTGCCGCGCGATATGGCGGTTGCGGGCTTCGGCAACTTCGAGATCGCGGCGTGCTGCTATCCGGCGATCACCACGATTTCGGTCGATGCCTACGGCATTGGTCAGCGCACGGGCGAGGCGATCGTCGCCGCCCTCGCGGCAGCGGACGGCGCAAGCGCGCAGCATCCCGTGAAGACGCGCATTCAGTACACAGTCGTGCCGCGCGAGAGCGCCTGA
- a CDS encoding cytochrome b → MSRTPHSVSALSFTGPTYSLTLRVLHWLTALCMFVVIPVAWYMTTMDRHDPSRGSWVNFHKSIGLTVLLLTLIRVVTRLSGTAPPLPQRIPGFEQKLAHIGHGLLYLILFAMPISGYINSYGGGHPVNWFWLFQVPAVVPADKALGHLGSKLHYWLAYLTYVLIGGHVLAVIYHQLVQRVDILGRMTGRAGKR, encoded by the coding sequence ATGTCCCGAACTCCGCATTCCGTTTCTGCGCTGTCCTTCACGGGCCCGACATACAGCCTGACGCTGCGCGTGCTGCACTGGCTGACCGCGCTATGCATGTTCGTGGTGATCCCGGTCGCGTGGTACATGACGACGATGGACCGTCATGACCCGTCGCGCGGCAGTTGGGTGAACTTCCACAAATCGATTGGCCTGACCGTCCTGCTGCTCACGCTGATCCGTGTGGTGACGCGGCTTTCGGGCACCGCGCCGCCGCTGCCGCAGCGTATTCCGGGCTTTGAGCAGAAGCTCGCGCATATCGGTCATGGATTGCTGTATCTGATTCTCTTTGCCATGCCGATCAGCGGATATATCAACTCTTATGGCGGCGGCCATCCAGTGAACTGGTTCTGGCTGTTTCAGGTGCCCGCCGTCGTGCCGGCAGACAAGGCGCTTGGCCATCTCGGCTCGAAGCTCCATTACTGGCTGGCGTACCTGACGTACGTGCTGATCGGCGGCCACGTGCTCGCGGTGATCTACCATCAACTGGTGCAGCGCGTGGACATCCTGGGACGCATGACGGGGCGCGCGGGAAAGCGCTGA
- a CDS encoding NADPH-dependent F420 reductase, producing MNEDREHRLAVGILGAGEIGSTLGKLLAQAGHEVMLSSRHPEARAREAAALGCGIGTLEEAAAFGEIVIVALPLSALGEIPVKTLAGKVVIDTMNYYPARDGAIAAFDEYRATTSERVAQQLNGARVVKAFSAILAYDLPREERPTVEGGRRALPIAGDDEEAKALVAALHAQLDFDVLDTGPLADSWRFERAKPAYCIPLNHTQLRAALAAAERDKELPHGSWRRKPRPD from the coding sequence ATGAACGAAGATCGCGAACATCGATTGGCTGTCGGCATTCTCGGCGCGGGCGAGATCGGCTCGACGCTGGGCAAGCTTCTCGCGCAGGCGGGGCATGAGGTCATGCTCTCGTCGCGTCATCCCGAGGCGCGCGCACGCGAGGCGGCGGCGCTGGGCTGCGGGATCGGCACGCTGGAGGAAGCCGCTGCGTTCGGCGAGATCGTGATCGTGGCGCTGCCGCTGTCCGCGCTCGGCGAAATACCGGTCAAAACACTCGCCGGCAAAGTCGTCATCGACACCATGAACTACTACCCGGCACGCGACGGCGCCATCGCCGCGTTCGACGAATACCGCGCCACCACGAGCGAGCGCGTTGCGCAGCAACTGAATGGCGCACGCGTGGTCAAGGCGTTCAGTGCGATTCTCGCGTACGACTTGCCGCGCGAAGAGCGGCCGACTGTCGAGGGTGGGCGGCGCGCGCTACCCATCGCGGGAGACGATGAAGAGGCAAAGGCGCTCGTGGCCGCGTTGCATGCACAACTCGATTTCGACGTGCTAGACACGGGTCCGCTCGCCGATAGCTGGCGCTTCGAGCGCGCAAAACCGGCCTATTGCATTCCACTGAACCACACGCAACTGCGCGCCGCGCTCGCCGCCGCCGAGCGCGACAAGGAACTGCCGCATGGCTCATGGCGACGCAAACCGCGCCCGGATTGA
- the argE gene encoding acetylornithine deacetylase — protein MNDRSSRALLERLIGFETVSRESNLELIAFVQRYLADLGVDCELFHNDGRTKASLYATIGPRDKGGIVLSGHTDVVPVEGQAWSVDPFRLTEKNGRLYGRGTADMKGFLACVLAATPSIVERKLSMPVHIAFSYDEEVGCLGVRPMLAELEKRAHKPRLCIIGEPTEMKPVLGHKGKLAMRCRVKGAACHSAYAPYGVNAIQYAARLISRLESIGEELAQPEHHDERFDPPYSTVQTGIVTGGRALNIVPAECEFDFEVRSVPGFDAQSVAERIESYAQAELLPKMRKVQADTDICFEPLNAYPGLATPPGSEAAQLLAVISERRDFGTVAFGTEGGLFTRAGIPTVVCGPGSMEQGHKPDEFVSVDQLGRCDAMLTRLVEHLARA, from the coding sequence ATGAATGATCGTTCCAGCCGCGCGCTGCTCGAACGGCTGATCGGCTTCGAGACGGTCAGCCGCGAATCGAATCTCGAACTGATCGCGTTCGTGCAGCGCTATCTCGCGGATCTTGGTGTCGATTGCGAGCTGTTTCACAACGACGGGCGCACGAAAGCCAGCCTCTATGCGACTATCGGTCCGCGCGACAAGGGCGGAATCGTGCTGTCGGGGCATACGGACGTCGTGCCCGTCGAGGGGCAGGCGTGGAGCGTCGACCCGTTTCGCCTCACAGAAAAGAATGGGCGGCTTTACGGGCGCGGCACCGCGGACATGAAGGGCTTTCTGGCGTGCGTGCTCGCGGCGACGCCCAGTATCGTCGAGCGCAAGTTGAGCATGCCGGTCCATATTGCGTTTTCATACGACGAAGAAGTCGGCTGCCTCGGTGTGCGCCCGATGCTCGCGGAACTCGAAAAGCGCGCACACAAGCCGCGTCTGTGCATCATTGGTGAGCCCACGGAAATGAAGCCTGTGCTCGGCCACAAGGGGAAGCTCGCCATGCGCTGTCGCGTGAAGGGCGCGGCGTGTCACTCGGCGTATGCGCCGTATGGCGTGAACGCCATTCAATACGCGGCGCGACTCATCAGCAGGCTGGAGAGCATCGGCGAGGAACTCGCCCAGCCTGAACATCACGACGAACGCTTCGATCCGCCGTACTCGACGGTGCAAACGGGCATCGTCACGGGCGGACGCGCGCTGAATATCGTGCCCGCGGAGTGCGAGTTCGATTTCGAAGTGCGCTCGGTCCCGGGTTTCGACGCGCAATCGGTTGCTGAGCGGATCGAGTCGTACGCGCAGGCGGAATTGCTGCCGAAAATGCGTAAGGTTCAAGCCGATACGGACATCTGCTTCGAGCCCTTGAACGCGTATCCAGGCTTGGCGACGCCGCCTGGTAGCGAGGCCGCGCAGCTTCTCGCCGTCATCAGCGAGCGGCGCGACTTCGGTACGGTCGCGTTCGGCACCGAGGGCGGATTGTTTACGCGCGCGGGAATTCCCACGGTCGTGTGCGGGCCCGGCAGCATGGAGCAAGGTCACAAGCCCGACGAGTTCGTGAGCGTCGATCAGCTTGGCCGCTGCGATGCGATGCTGACGCGGCTTGTCGAGCATCTCGCACGCGCGTAA
- a CDS encoding MFS transporter, which yields MSAKQPVSLARLVIATSAGNALEWFDIAIYGFFAVYIGKHFFPAVNETVSMLLTFGTFGASYLVRPLGGAVLGAYADRSGRKAALMLSVSLMMVGTAIIALIPGYETIGVAAPLAVFAARLIQGFSAGGEFGASTAMLIEHAPHRRGFLASWQFATQGLATLLAASFGYSLARLMTPADLAAWGWRLPFFFGLLIGPVGLYLRRFIEDAEDFKRAARTETPVREVLGQQKRLVLTAIGLMTVSTSVNYLLQYIPTFAIRQLHLPAATGFAATMAGGVILTVVTPFAGHLSDRIGRRMQMTCVALLFLASAYPGFVWATSHASPVPLFVLIAWLALLKSIYFGALPALMAELFPAATRATGMSIGYNIGVTVFGGFTPAIVTWMLSATGDKSAPSYWLIATAMISLSALAYVSRMKVAATVTQRATA from the coding sequence ATGTCAGCAAAGCAACCCGTGAGCCTTGCCAGGCTCGTCATCGCCACCTCCGCCGGCAACGCGCTCGAATGGTTCGATATCGCCATTTACGGGTTCTTTGCGGTGTACATCGGCAAGCACTTCTTTCCGGCCGTCAACGAAACCGTTTCGATGCTGCTCACGTTCGGCACTTTCGGCGCGTCGTATCTCGTGCGGCCGCTGGGTGGCGCGGTGCTCGGCGCCTATGCCGACCGTAGCGGACGCAAGGCCGCGCTGATGCTTTCGGTCAGCCTCATGATGGTCGGCACGGCGATCATCGCGCTGATTCCCGGCTACGAGACGATCGGCGTGGCCGCGCCGCTCGCGGTGTTCGCCGCGCGACTCATCCAGGGCTTTTCGGCGGGCGGCGAGTTCGGCGCCTCCACGGCCATGCTGATCGAACATGCGCCGCACCGGCGCGGTTTTCTCGCCAGTTGGCAGTTCGCCACGCAAGGGCTCGCCACGCTGCTCGCGGCCTCGTTCGGCTATAGTCTCGCTCGCCTGATGACGCCCGCCGACCTCGCGGCCTGGGGCTGGCGTCTGCCGTTTTTCTTCGGATTACTGATTGGTCCGGTAGGCCTCTATCTGCGCCGCTTCATTGAAGACGCCGAGGACTTCAAGCGCGCCGCGCGCACCGAAACGCCCGTGCGGGAAGTGCTGGGCCAGCAAAAGCGGCTCGTGCTCACGGCGATCGGCCTGATGACGGTCTCGACGTCGGTCAATTATCTGCTGCAATACATTCCCACGTTCGCGATCCGCCAGCTGCATCTGCCAGCGGCAACCGGTTTCGCAGCGACGATGGCAGGCGGCGTGATTCTCACTGTCGTCACGCCGTTCGCGGGGCATCTATCCGACCGCATCGGGCGTCGCATGCAGATGACCTGCGTCGCGCTCCTCTTTCTCGCCAGCGCCTACCCGGGCTTCGTCTGGGCGACCAGCCATGCGAGTCCGGTACCCCTCTTCGTGCTGATCGCGTGGCTCGCGCTCCTGAAATCGATCTATTTCGGCGCCCTGCCCGCGCTCATGGCCGAGCTCTTCCCGGCCGCGACGCGCGCAACCGGCATGTCGATCGGCTACAACATCGGCGTGACCGTGTTCGGCGGCTTCACGCCGGCCATCGTCACGTGGATGCTGAGCGCCACCGGTGACAAAAGCGCGCCGAGCTACTGGCTGATCGCGACCGCCATGATCAGTTTGTCCGCACTGGCGTACGTGAGCCGCATGAAGGTCGCGGCCACGGTTACACAACGGGCAACGGCGTAA
- a CDS encoding LysR family transcriptional regulator has translation MLHGIALRYFVEVARTGSLAAASENLHVAVSAISRQISKLEEDVGTALFERMPRGMVLTESGERLAEHARRALLEGDAVLAEIATAKALGHGIVRIGCTEGFTRSFLPHVLAQHHAAAPHVHFNLRSGTPSQVEQWVATGEADLGLAFSSGDPAKVYVQYSAQAPVCALLDPTHPLAQRDSLTLADLRDYPVALLERGNTARQLFDECCARHGIKLEPILTSNNSSALHAFAALAGAITLGSRLSLSGLADDLSLVAKRFDEPTLNQRNLCVMTMRERRLSRPIEGVLRALIVAIERVL, from the coding sequence ATGCTTCATGGAATCGCCTTGCGCTACTTCGTCGAGGTCGCGCGCACGGGGTCGCTGGCGGCAGCCTCGGAAAACCTGCACGTCGCCGTTTCGGCGATCAGCCGGCAGATCAGCAAGCTGGAGGAGGACGTGGGCACGGCGCTCTTCGAGCGCATGCCGCGTGGCATGGTGCTGACCGAATCGGGCGAGCGGCTGGCCGAGCACGCGCGGCGCGCGCTGCTGGAGGGCGATGCGGTGCTCGCCGAGATCGCCACGGCCAAGGCGCTCGGGCACGGCATCGTGCGAATCGGCTGCACGGAGGGCTTTACGCGCTCATTCCTGCCCCACGTTCTCGCGCAGCATCACGCGGCCGCGCCGCACGTGCATTTCAATCTACGCTCGGGCACGCCTTCGCAGGTCGAGCAGTGGGTGGCCACCGGCGAGGCCGACCTGGGGCTCGCGTTTTCGAGCGGCGATCCGGCAAAAGTCTACGTGCAGTACAGCGCGCAAGCGCCGGTCTGCGCGCTGCTCGATCCGACGCATCCGCTCGCGCAACGCGATTCGCTTACGCTCGCGGATTTGCGGGACTATCCCGTCGCGCTGCTCGAACGTGGCAACACGGCTCGGCAGCTATTCGACGAGTGCTGCGCGCGCCATGGCATCAAGCTCGAACCCATTCTCACGAGCAACAATTCGAGCGCCCTGCATGCGTTCGCCGCGCTGGCCGGTGCGATCACGCTCGGCAGCCGGCTCTCGCTTTCGGGCCTCGCGGACGATCTTTCGCTCGTGGCGAAGCGCTTCGACGAACCGACGCTCAATCAGCGCAACCTGTGCGTGATGACGATGCGCGAGCGGCGGCTTTCGCGGCCCATCGAAGGTGTGTTGAGGGCGCTGATCGTGGCGATCGAACGCGTGTTGTGA